CATGATTGTGGATGATAAATATGAGGATCTAGGAAGGATGTACAGCTTGTTCCGTAGGGTGCATAATGGACTCTCAATAATCAGAGATGTCATGACTTCTCACATTAGGGATACAGGTAAGCAACTAGTTACTGATCCGGAAAGGTTAAAGGACCCTGTAGATTTTGTGCAGCGGCTCTTGGACAAGAAAGATAAACATGATAAGATTATCAGTTTAGCATTTTCCAACGACAAAACGTTCCAGAATGCCTTGAATTCCTCGTTTGAATATTTCATTAATTTGAACCCTAGGTCTCCAGAATACATATCGTTGTTTGTGGACGATAAGCTCCGGAAAGGACTGAAAGGGGTGAGTGAGGAGGATGTTGAGATGGTACTTGACAaggtgatgatgcttttccgtTACCTCCAAGAGAAAGATGTGTTTGAAAAATACTACAAGCAACATTTGGCTAAGAGGCTTCTACCAGGGAAAACTGTATCTGACGATGCGGAAAGAAGTCTGATAGTTAAGCTCAAAACAGAATGTGGGTATCAGTTCACATCTAAGTTGGAAGGTATGTTCACAGATATGAAGACATCTCAAGATACAATGAAGGGGTTCTATGCGAGCTTGGGCCCCGATGTAACAGACCACCCCCAACTAACTGTCCAAGTCCTCACCACGGGCTCTTGGCCAAGTCAGTCAAGTGCCACTTGCAATCTCCCATCCGAAATCCTGGGGATATGTGAGAAGTTCCGTATGTATTATCTTGGGACCCACACCGGGCGGAGGCTATCATGGCAGACAAACATGGGCTATGCTGATATAAAAGCAACATTTGGGAAAGGCCAGAAACATGAGCTGAATGTTTCCACATACCAGATGTGTATCCTCATGTTATTCAACAGTGCCGATAGGCTAAGCTATAGAGAAATCGAACAAGCGACGGAAATACCCGTCTTGGACTTGAAGAGGTCTCTGCAGTCTTTGGCCTGCGCCAAGGGTAGAAACGTACTTGGAAAAGAACCCATGACCAAAGAAGTTGGTGAAGATGATGCCTTCTTCTTCAATGATAAGTTTTCGTGCAAGTTGTACAAGGTGAAGATAGGTACTGTGGttgcgcaaaaggagagtgaaCCAGAAAAGCAGGAGACGCGTCAGAGGGTGGAGGAGGATAGGAAGCCCCAGATAGAGGCAGCGATAGTGAGGATCATGAAGTCAAGGAGGGTGCTGGATCACAATAACATTGTCACTGAGGTCACAAAACAGCTGCAATCGCGGTTTTTGCCGAATCCTGTTCTGATAAAGAAGCGAATCGAGTCGCTGATTGAGAGGGAGTTTCTGGAGAGGGATAAAGTGGATAGAAAGTTGTATCGATACCTTGCATGAAGAAGTTAATTACCCAGTGATTGTGTCTTGTGAAGGGGCTTTTTGTGGCCTCGAATGGTTGAATTGTATGCTGGATGTTGTTCTTAAATCATTGCTAGCCCAGTTTGGTTAAACTTAacattttgttctctctctctctctctctcgattttgTCTGTAGAATTTTCTTTTATGCAGTCCTAAAACAAGGTATTAAGCGATCTTTAGTTTCACAAGCTACAATCTATACTACTACTTTTAAAAGCACGAAGGTGTTTCCTAATTTTTGCCTTCCAAAAATGCCTCTTCAAAAAACTTGTAATAACTGACCCACCCTAAATGGAAATTAACACCGCTTGAAAGCTCTCTGCACCGTTTTTGCTTTGTGTTGTTTCATAAAGATGCACTTTTCCAAAAACGAACCAACGGCAACTCCCATCTGCCAGACCTTTAAACTAAATTGAAGCGGTGTGTACGTCTCTCACGCCAACGCCTCTAGACTCAATTCGACTGAAGATCCCTCCGACGACCAGAATCTCTACGTCCGTCGTTGCCCACCACCTTGAATCTCTGTCATGCTGCAGCTTCGGCTTCCATGTGGTACGCATTATTTCTCCTGGTAActtcactccctctctctaactGTCCAGAACATGAGACCATGGAATGTTGTCGTCaaattttccttcacaaaacaTCCGCCGAAGATGTATCGTAACACCAGACTTCGACAATCAGTCTTGTTCCGGTGAGGATTAGACCACAAGTTAGGTGTTCGATGGACGTATTACTGCAAGTTAGGTGTTCTATGTATGGCAATACGAGGATTAGACCACAAGTTACCGCAAAGTATGGATATCTTTGCGGTAAGGCCATAAGTTGAAACTGTTGAGTAGGATGTTAATGGATTCTGCTCCTATTTCTTCCTAATCAATGGATGGGGAACCAAAAACTTCTCTCAAGTTTACCAATATCCAATGTGTGGTATCTCTCAGTGTATCAATGCTTGATTTCTATTTTACATACGCATGGTAATGTTATGGCCTTCTGGTCTGCGGCATTAGGGACCATTATCAACATCAAACTATTATGGAAGTTATCAATCTTGGCTAATTTCTTTGGAGAAATCCCTGCAATGTTCAAAATTGAAGAATGTTGTAGCCGCACAAGTTTCACCATATATTTGTTTTGATTGTCGGGTAAGATTCCGTAGGATAGATCATTGTGTGGTTCAAAACTGTTTGTCGCTTCGAAGAAATCAAACTAGAGAAATATTGTTATATGATCTAAACAAGCACATTTACGTATTTGTTCTACTTTAGATTTCTATTTCTATAGATACTTAATTCTGATCCAGTCATGGTTTAATTCTTTGAAGCTTTATTGGGTTAACTGAAAAAGCATGATTAGACTTTTCTTGGTCAGAGGAGGCACATGTTTTGTTCAGATAGGATTATGCATAATTCAGTTATCTGTTGAACAACTTATTTTGTGGCTCACGGTATGAGGGTGCGTCAATATGTATTTGAAACTACTGTGTAAGTTATCAATCCAGGCTATTTCCTTTGATCAAAccaatgaaatttcaaaaccgaAGAATTTTTTATCGTTGCAAGTTtcgcattttattttcttgattctCGGGTAGGATTTTCGGAAGTATCTCTAATTATGTGGTTCAGAACTTTTGGTTGCTGCAGAGGAATCAAATTGGTGGAAGATAGTTAGCTGATCTAAATAAGCACATTGGCTTATTGGTTCTACTTCGAATTTCTTTTAGTTCTGATTGGGTCCTAATTTAATTCTTTGAAGCTTTATTGGTTTACTGGCAAAGCCTCATCGATCGGGCTTTTGTTTGTTGGAAGAGGTACGAATTTATTGTTCAAATAGGGCTATGCATGATTCAGTTTTCTGTGCAATGGCTTATTAGTACTTCTCTTTTCCCGTAAGATAACTATTACTAGATCTCAAAACTCTAAATATGTTTATTCATTTCatgcctttttctttctcctgtACTCTTCTATGCTACTTTGCATATTCATTTGTGTTGTTTAGTAAAAGGAAAATGCAATGTAATACACAGCAGTGTGCACGTGAGGAACTGCAATAGTAATGATATTTTCCGCAATTAATAGCAGTCAATAGTAGTGTTCATTTTTTGGTTCCTCACCTCCATCCATTGATGAATAATTCTCATCGGTTTAACGAGTTCCTCTTACATGATTATTCATTATGATCTTTTTGCTTTGGTATCGGTGCAAGATCCAATTACTTAAAAGTATTATTGGCAGCACAATGAACTTAGACATTGAGATATGTAGGGTAATGGAATGACACTCAATTCTCTGGATATattatgtttcatttttttcctttgttttgcaTGATGAACAATTGCTTCAATTTGCTTTGCACTATGTTTTGAAGACTATTCAAATGCAATGTGGAGGGACAAAAATGCAATGTGGTTAGAATTTGAAGGCATACCAATTTGACCCCACAGATTCGAGATAAGAAAATGGAGGTTTCTTTACtctttttggaggaaaaaaatgcTTTGAGTAACCTAAATCGGGACGCAAGTAAAAATGGAAGGCCAGTGATGTATACTCATTGGGTTCTGTGGTTcttgatatattttttgtagGAGAGAAGCTTTGGCATTCATGATGCTCACAACGAAGTTCTTGTTGACATCTTTAGGTGCCTGTAAATCTAAGCAATGGAAGGAAGAAaggcttttttttcttccattggaTTTTGAAGTTGCTTTATGCCTGGATGATTACTTCTGTTACAATAACTTGCTGAGTGCAAGTGGCACATTCATGGGTTTTGTTGCATTCAATATGAACTTGAATACTCTTGTATCAAAATGTTGTCCCGCTACTAATATGGTTTTGATGTGCTGGTTTGGGAATCATTCAAGTAGACAATGTACCTTTCATCAATACTCTTCTTGTCTATAACATTGGATGAAACCAATGTATCTGCTGGAAATATATCTGTTGGGACTATCATGAATTAAAAGGAATTCTGTGCAGCTGTTTACTTGTGATCTTAAACTAAGGATTGAGCTATATCTTGCTGTGAAGGACACTGATTCTCTGGAATTTCTGTGCTGGTATCTCTATTTCATCTGATGATGCTCTGACTGCTATTGGATCTAATTTGCTATGTTGTTTCTTCTCCTGCCGCTGGATGCTTCGTCTGTTATGAAGTGGAGAAGCTATAAAGCTGGATGTCTTAAATGTTTGAAGTTATTTCTGAGTTAGAATTTTACTGCTGGTCTCGCCTTTCTCTTAAGGTTGAGTAGCTGAGATATGGGCATCATTGTTCTTAGGCTCATTCAATTTCTATTGAATgaagtctcttcttctttcttctctttcttttataGGCCTATTACAGTACCTCATCCGATGTGGTCCGTATTTGGtctcccctcgatgtacccttggtcgagttctaataaaattttgttgcctatcaaaaaacaCATTGGATGAAACCAGTCACCACTTGCTTCTATTAATCTAATTAAAAACTCTTGTAGGCActaaattagggtttttccaAAGTAAAAAACCATTTAATGAGAAGAACGTCACATGCAAAGCACGTGCTATTTACTAGTGTATGGAAAAGGTTCATGAAAGAGCTTTATTGAGTGGAGGTTTGAGTTGCGCTGGGACGTTAGGACGGATAGCGTGTTgtcggaacaaaaaaaaagactccaTTGTAAACACGTTAGAAATATCATGAAGGGAAGATCAATGGTAGCAAACAGAAGTTACAATCCTATAATCAAAGAACTGAAATGCACTTTTGGGACCTGACTATAATAACTCAACACAATCGAGTTCCTTTGGTAATGGTAATGTGAGCCAAAAGAAAGTCAACACCTGTTTGTCTAGGAAATTACGCGCATTGTgatttaatttggtgtaagaaaataaaaaataaaaaaatctagaaatatggttttttttttggatttgaaaatgcacgatTTTCCATAGAGAACATTTAaaaaatgggacgaagggagtaaataagagtaaaatacaaataattcgtGAAGGAATAGGGCCGTGGGATAGAGGATTAGATTAGAAAATTAGTTACCGAGCAAAAAGAGTGAGAAATCAATAAAAGTTTTATTGAATTAATCTTGAAAGTGAAGGAATAGGATGCTGGAATGAAGCATTAGattacaaaattaattttattcaGTGTATATAAACaatttatgtatgtatgtgtgatATGGTTCGGATCAGATTGGAGCCAGAACTGTCGAAGTAGATCCATAGACCAGcatttaacacggtttctatttttttaaaatcaataccaaaccacattactAAAAAGCCGAATCAAACCATTCAGTCTAGATTGATTTGGACTCGATTCATGGTTTGACGGTTATTTTGCTCATAAAATAGATCAGTAAAACAAGAAAGGAAATCAAGGTTCTGATAGTTATTAAGCCTTAGATATCAGAAACCCCAACGGCCTCTACGCATTCACTTAATCACAGTCCAtcaaattttccaaacaaaaatatttttattttctgggGTGAATTTTAAGCCTTATCATTTATCAATCAAACCCATGAGGCACAGCAAAAGCATCTTCTTATCATGTTGAAGCTCGACGAAGAGGAAGGTCTTTCTTTTGGACGTACAACACAGGCATCCAACATCGTCTAAGCTGAGGACTAAGCCCACCGTCCACTAGTAGGAGGCCTAATTAAAGCCGTGACAAAAGTCTCATGTTGACTGACCCATAAGAGTGGATAGAACTTAGGTTTTGCACCTGCGAGGAGGTAGCAAACCCCTAAATCTCAAGTCTTGATCACCAAGCCGACCCCTTGGGGTTATTAGAAGAAGAGGAAGCTTTAGATATCCTATGTTTATAGAACTAGGATATACAATCCAGGTTGAGGGATGGAGCAGAAAGTAACTGAAGGTTTGAGATATAAGAAGCTACTCTTAAACACGATTAGTCTACTTTTAAACACGATTAGTCTACAATTCAACTGACAGTTTTCTTGCATTGTTTTGTCAATCCCAGCGACCATAAGGTCTCCAATAGCTGGAAAAATCAGGATTCACATTGCAAAGAAAAGTACttcaaaagcaagaaaaacagAAAGCAAGCAATACAGTTCAGTTGTTGTCTTCTTCATCACCATCTTTGTCTTCATCATCTTGCTCATCATCGCCTTTTTCCTGAATAAAAAGGCATCTTTAAGAAGTCCAAACAAAAAGAAGTCACAAATTTTAAATGGAATAAGCTCAAATATGTGACAACTCTTGATTAGCCTCACACCTAAATTGTAGAAGCAATTGGCTACCAGTACGTATGAGCACTATCTAGGAATTTAGTTCATCAAAGACTACGGGCGACAAATGGTGGAATCAAGGCTGTTTAAGCCAAACAATGTAGCCAGCGAAAATGCCACAAACTGTTACTACTAGTACATTCACAGGCGACTGAAAATACAGTACTGGCCACATGGTTGGCAATTTTCACACCCCGTATATGTAATACAGTATTGAATATGCTCCCAAATCCTCAATTCTGTTATAAAAGGGAATAGGTAAACCTTATAAGTCAAGGAGAAGGATCTTAGGTGTAGCTGACCATGGGCATTGTACTGCAAGTACAGCACTTAAAGGCAAACCTTCATATCTAGCCTACAAGCCAATGATGCCCCCGGGGTCTTCCCGGGGTGCTAATGTTGGGCCAAAGTCCTGCCTCACAGGACTGGGGTTCTCGTGGAGGTTTGTGGAGCTCACTGTTCGATAACCTTCTGAGGATAATGTCATGGTAGGACTGCGCTTACAAGAACCTACACTGACTATTCAGAATCTTTTGGtgggtttggactttggaggttTCACTTTCGAGGTGGCATGGGTCCATACATATATAATAACAAAGAAAGCATAAGCTATATGAGACAGGAAAACCCCACAAACTAAAATAACCATAAACCCGTCCAGCTTGGATGAAACTGAGATATGATCAGAGAATTATGCTACAATGACAAACGGATTAACCAGCAAGCCAAATGGCACTCTCTCCTGCACATACCTTCCGCTTCCTCGATTTAGATATTCATTTATTGGTTGACAGGACCGTCGTTCCAGTTTTCCCTTCACAAACTTTCGTACTTTTTCAAAACGTTTCAGaccagaaaatgaaaaataaccaaCAAGCTCCAGTAAATCTTGTTTGCTAATCTaaagtaagaaaaaagaaaaaagaaaaaaacacttaataaaGTCTGTGTACACGTGGAAGCAAAGCATGTATTTGTAAGCTGAAGAGAAGGTATTATTAACGTTTCCAATCTAGGATCACTATATTGTTTCATTAAGGGAGTGGATCACTATGTTGTTCACTTTAAGTGTTTAACGAATGAAAAAGGGCATCATCATAAGGTTTCATTCGATCTACctcctcctcatcctcatcTCCATCAGAATCTTCCTCATCAGCTTCCTGTATCAGTAAAGTCAAGAGTTCCTCTAAGCCCAAACGAAAAGTAGAAAGGCAAGTAAATTCAAGAGGCAAGTAAAATATACTGGAAACATAGATACATTGATAAAATATTTGAGAGGATTGGGCCACAAGTCCTCCTTAATTATCTCTGCCACCTGCAATTTCAAAGCAAAAGCTAAAATGCTaaacagaaagaaagaagacGAGGAAGAAATATTAACTATTTTAACCAATAACATCAATAAGAGCAGATCTCACTAAAATATATGACAAGGAATGGCTGAACATCATGATGCCAACTCATAAGTAATTCCCCAAAGCCAATCACACTCCcaccaaaaaagaataaatctTGAGATATATAACAACGCAAATAGCATGTAGATCAGAAAAGTTACCTCGTCATGAAACCCCTCTAGAATATCTTTCTGCTGAGACTCACTGAACCAACTAAAGAAGCTGCATTATTAAGGAATTAACTGAGTCGGTACCGAATCACATACTATAAcctgaaaacataaaaaatgaaaacgtCTATTTGGTGGAGACTAACCTACCATTTGAAACATGCAAGTTATCTAACCATACCATGAAGAGAGAGCGAGAGCTACAGAAGGATAGCATATATACATGTTTATGCAATGTGCAAGGTAGGTTTCATCGCCCCTTTCACCTCCACAACTACTTGTGCAACTGAGGTTTAAAGAAAAACTTCCACCAATTCCCAGGATATTGATACGATGGTGAGATTTACTGCTACAAAGCTTATAGGAGTACATGAAAGTGAAATGACAACACCTATAGACTAGTAAATTGCACTCCAGATTTCATTTGTCTTTTAATATAGTTGTCATAAGTGAAGAATCTTATTGCAGACAGAAAAGAACATAGAGCATGCACATTGATTACACAAATCAAGAAACTCATGTTGGCATATAACCAATCAACCAGATTTACGATGCCAACAAACCGAAAAATGAAGCACGAGgaatcatatttttaaaaggCTATATAGGGTGGACAACACATTTCATGTGATGACTGGGAGTGTGGCCCAATACTCGCAATCTCAGATAAGCCTCGCATCATAGTACATGACTTGCACAACCTCATGGTACTTTCAACAGAAGTACTCTTATATTTTATCcattaaacaaaaggagaaaataaaacTTGTACATGTTTAGTTGTCCCCATACATGCTTACAGATGAAAGGAGTAAATTTGAGATTCATGAAAGAAATTCTATCAAGATGAACCTTTATGACTGTCTACACCTCCTAAAAGTGTGTCCCATACCCCACTATTTATGATTATGATCGCAGAAAATTCATCATCCCAGTAATAAGGGGCAAGGAGGTCTTGCCACAGTTTCAAAATTTCCACGTATCTCCTACTTCTAAAAAACTAGCTCGATTGGAAAAGACCAGATAATGAGAAGAAATACCTCTCGTCAGTAGATGGCCTCTTGTTGCCTTTCTTCTCATGATCAACTCCGTTAGCAACGACATTCTTCACATGTTAAATTCACTTTTCATTATGACTGAAAATAATTAAGGTTACATGAAGACAAAAAGCTATCAAGATTACCATGCCTTCCTTCCACTTGATGTTTGTGCCAGTTATCTTGGTTGTTCCTTCATCGGAGAATGTAAATGACTTTGTCAGCTTTGTATCTTCAAAATACGGATTAGATTTGAAATTCTGGAAGTTTAACAATGTGCAAAACAAGTTAGTAAGAACTCAAGACAAGATCGATCGGAAAAGTGAACGGAATTATCGATCTATTGGGAGAGCctacaaaaatagaaaataaacagCTACTCTAAGTATGCCTAACCCAACTAACAAGGTAAGGGAGAAAAGACTTACAAAGGTGATGCTGTACCCTGACATCACGTCTTTAAAATCCTCCACATCAATAGAGTCTAGATACTTGCAAATCTAAATGGGCAAAAAATACGAAATCAAAAAAGTCACCATCTGAATTCAGTGATGCCCAAGAGCCGTTGAGGAGATCATCCCCACGTGTTAATATCAGATCCCATTAACTTAACTCAAATCAAGACATAGTAAATCTAACTAAGAAAGggaaataaaggaaataataTTCCAGTTGATTGTTTTGTGACAAAAGCCAAACCTTAGTGTCTTCCTCACTCAAAAGATCACAAAGTGCAGGATGGCTAAGGAACTGCAGAAAGCAATATGCAGAGGTACTTCAAATGAGAAAAGGTGGAACTCTGATTGTGTGACAATTCTTCAATAGTGAACAGGAAAAAAGAGTCGCTGGATTTCTTACAGCAGTCAACCAAAAGTCTGGAATAGATTTGATGACCTCATTTCGTTTAACATAGACAGGCCGGCGGACCCCATTATACTTCTGCTCAACTTCCAAAACTTTCTCACTGGCTTCTTCATTAACCTGTTGGACAGCAAAGCAATAATTAAGTTCCATAGGCTTAGTGACCAATAGAAAATTTAAAATGCCATTTGATGAACTACTCATGAATCATGATGCATCGAAGCTCTGGAATAATTTTGTTTATAAGAGTGAACGACAAACTATAAACACAAATGAAAATTTAGAAGTAGAACAATGCAGGATTAAAGACATCACCGAAGTCTAATTATTCAACTGCAATATATTTACAAAGTACTGGAAAAACAGTAGATACCAAACTCCAGGTAAGGGGAAAAGAGTGAAGTCGTACATAAAAGCAACATGATTTTGTAATGATCTCTACCAACAATTCCAGAATATTGGGAGTTTCTAAACATAGCATTATGCTCACCACCATCTACATGACAAAAGATAATGAATCTAAAAGAAGAACCTCTAACCACCATAGTAATTAACTTGAGGATAAATATGACGGTACTCACTGGTGGACGAATATGTATGGCAAGGCAAGAGGAAAAGTCCTCGCAAATGACTTCCATAACAAGAAGTTATACAAGAGGTAGGATCGGGAAACTAATTAGAGGAACTATAAAAGCATGAGGCATCAAGTTGGCCTTCTATTATTTCTTTGAATTCAATACCCTCGGCTTGTTTATGGTGGCAAAAAATTAGTGTAGGTACCCTCTAAACATTCAAAAAGGAACTTCTTTCTAACTCGGTTCCTTCCCTATCCCTCTGAATCCCTTTATACGCTAGAGCCATGAAGATTGAcaccaaaaaatcaagtacCCAAAAGTTGCTTCATTTCTTCAGAATGCCTTCCCGTTTAATTCTTTCCAACCACCAAAAAACCAGGGCTGCAATAGGGTTACcatcaaaacaacaaaatccTAATGCATGTCGAAATACACCAGGCAATTCAGGATCAATGCCCAACAGAAAATTTCTTTAATCACCATGCGCATAAGATATCGTTGATCGGTCCATACAATATTTAGGAAAAGCGATATGGTTATGGTTGTACACTGAAGGGAGAAGTAtacaaataattaaatttagagGCGTTAGTTCAAAAGTATTGAGATAATAGAGAACACAATGCTCTCAGTAAGGGATTCATGCAactgaccccaattgattgggacttacaCACGGTTTGGTTTTATCTTCAATCAACACTACCCAATCAAGAATGACCACCAGTTTCACTCTGAATTTCGCGAACCACAACAATGCACAGCCATTAAAGGACAGTGTATCCAGTAACAGCAACAAAATATGTACAAACAAagaagattaaaaaattaaaaaaactttcATGCATGTATGTAGAAGATATATATTTCGATACGAAGAATTAGGAATTCATGGCAATGTGGGATCGTATTTTTGAGGAGGGAAGCGAGACCTTGTCGAGTTGATCTTGGACCTCCTGTAGCTTCTCGATGGAGAGAACGAGGTCGGcgtcaatgtgatcagaatccTCCTCCTCTGTGATCTTGGATTTCTTGCCACGGTCGGCTATCATCTTCTCTGGCGGTGGTTAAAACCCTAGCTCGAGGAATGGGAACGGAAAAGGAAGacggttggagagagagagagagagagagagagagagagagagggttttagaACCCCGGACGAGGGTGGTTTGTTTAGCCGGTTTCTGTTTCGTTCCACTACCCGCCCCGAAGTATTTATACCCACGAGATGATATCTGAAGGCCTTTGGGTTGGGCTTCACTAATAAAGCAACATTCCCCTGACTGTGAGTGGGACCAGGAATTGTGTTGTGTTTGGGAACTGAGAGAATACAATGGGACAGAAATTGTGGAAGGCAAATGATTTTCGCATCCTTTTTTCGCAATTGTGAAATTGTGGGATATTATGGCCCCATTTGATTCGACTATCAATCCCACGGCACGGGACTATTAATATCTTGTTTGGTAACCCAAGATAAGTTGGGACTATTTGTCCAATAGACTATTAAGGTGAGCTTTTAGGGGTATATGCATTTGGTATTCATTCATAATCCAATCCCAACACAAGCTATGTGAAATTACTTTCCTATCATTGTTTAAAC
This DNA window, taken from Rhododendron vialii isolate Sample 1 chromosome 8a, ASM3025357v1, encodes the following:
- the LOC131335081 gene encoding cullin-3A-like, with the protein product MSAQKKRNFQIEAFKHRVVVDPKYAEKTWKILEHAIHEIYNHNASGLSFEELYRNAYNMVLHKFGEKLYSGLVLTMTSHLKEIAESIEAAQGDLFLEELNRKWADHNKALQMIRDILMYMDRTFIPSTRKTPVHELGLNLWRDNIIHSSNIQSRLHDTLLELVQRERTGEVIDRGLMRNVIKMLMDLGSSVYQEDFEKPFLEVSADFYRGESQQFIESCDCGDFLKKAERRLNEEIERVTHYLDAKSEAKITNVVETEMIKCHMQTLVHMDNSGLVNMIVDDKYEDLGRMYSLFRRVHNGLSIIRDVMTSHIRDTGKQLVTDPERLKDPVDFVQRLLDKKDKHDKIISLAFSNDKTFQNALNSSFEYFINLNPRSPEYISLFVDDKLRKGLKGVSEEDVEMVLDKVMMLFRYLQEKDVFEKYYKQHLAKRLLPGKTVSDDAERSLIVKLKTECGYQFTSKLEGMFTDMKTSQDTMKGFYASLGPDVTDHPQLTVQVLTTGSWPSQSSATCNLPSEILGICEKFRMYYLGTHTGRRLSWQTNMGYADIKATFGKGQKHELNVSTYQMCILMLFNSADRLSYREIEQATEIPVLDLKRSLQSLACAKGRNVLGKEPMTKEVGEDDAFFFNDKFSCKLYKVKIGTVVAQKESEPEKQETRQRVEEDRKPQIEAAIVRIMKSRRVLDHNNIVTEVTKQLQSRFLPNPVLIKKRIESLIEREFLERDKVDRKLYRYLA
- the LOC131335082 gene encoding NAP1-related protein 2-like isoform X1, encoding MIADRGKKSKITEEEDSDHIDADLVLSIEKLQEVQDQLDKVNEEASEKVLEVEQKYNGVRRPVYVKRNEVIKSIPDFWLTAFLSHPALCDLLSEEDTKICKYLDSIDVEDFKDVMSGYSITFNFKSNPYFEDTKLTKSFTFSDEGTTKITGTNIKWKEGMNVVANGVDHEKKGNKRPSTDESFFSWFSESQQKDILEGFHDEVAEIIKEDLWPNPLKYFINVSMFPEADEEDSDGDEDEEEEKGDDEQDDEDKDGDEEDNN
- the LOC131335082 gene encoding NAP1-related protein 2-like isoform X2; this encodes MIADRGKKSKITEEEDSDHIDADLVLSIEKLQEVQDQLDKVNEEASEKVLEVEQKYNGVRRPVYVKRNEVIKSIPDFWLTAFLSHPALCDLLSEEDTKICKYLDSIDVEDFKDVMSGYSITFNFKSNPYFEDTKLTKSFTFSDEGTTKITGTNIKWKEGMNVVANGVDHEKKGNKRPSTDESFFSWFSESQQKDILEGFHDEVAEIIKEDLWPNPLKYFINEADEEDSDGDEDEEEEKGDDEQDDEDKDGDEEDNN